From Campylobacter showae:
AAGCTAGCTCAGGATAAGAAAAACTACATGGAGATAAACGGCCATAGAGTAGTTACGATAGACGCTGCGGTTAAAGCCGGCGCGCTATTTTTGATCCCGGAGCCAAAGAGCCCACACGGCGTAGACGTCACTCCTGACGGCCGCTATATCGTCATCGGCGGCAAGCTAGATACTCACGCGACGGTTTATGATTTTAAAAAGATTAAAAACCTAATCGACAAAAAAGAGTTTGCCGGCACCGATCCGTACGGCATCCCTGTGCTTGATATGGCAAAGAGCTTGCAAGGACAAGTCGAACTTGGCCTTGGACCTCTGCATAACTCTTTTGACGAGAAAGACGGCATCATCTATACCTCTCTTTACGTCGATAGCCAGATCGTAAAATGGGACTATAAAAATCTAAAAGTCCTAGATAGGATCAACGTCCACTACAACATCGGACACCTTGATACTATGGAGGGAAAATCGTCAAAACCTAAGGGAAAATACGCTATCGCTCTTGATAAACTTTCGATCGATCGCTTTAACCCGGTAGGTCCTCTTCACCCGCAAAACCACCAGCTTATCGACATCACGGGTGCTAAGATGGAGCTTTTATACGATATGCCGATACCTCTTGGCGAGCCTCACGACGTAGTTTCTATTGCGGCTAGCAAGCTAAAACCGGCTACTACCTATACGATGGGAACAAACTCTCGCACGGGCAAAGAAAGTCCGTTCGTAACTCTTGCAGGACAGGAGAGGATCGAGCGTAACGGCAAAAACGTAACCGTCTACGCCACGATGATCAGAAGCCACATCAACCCTGAGCACATCGAAGTAAATAAAGGCGACAACGTAACTATCCACCTAACGAACCTAGAGCGTGCCCAGGACGAGACGCACGGCTTTACAGTGGATCTTTACAACATCCACGCCTCTTTAGAGCCGGGTAAAACAGCGACCGTAAATTTCGTAGCGGACGAAGAGGGCGTGTTCCCTTACTACTGCACCGAATTTTGCTCTGCGCTGCACCTTGAGATGATGGGTTACTTGCTCGTTAAAGATCCGAACAAAAAATACGAATCCGCCAAAGCAAGCAAGCTAAAAACCCTAAGCCCGGAAGCTCTAAAAGCCGAATACGATAAAGTAATCGCTACGAATAAAGCTACCGACGAGGTTATCCAAAGCGTCGTTACGTATCTAAAAGAGAAGCATTACGAAAAATATCCTAAGGTAAAAGAACTAGTTACGGACGCGCTGGATCAGTACGGCAAAATCCCTGAAGTAAAAGCAAAAGCCGACGAAGCCTATAAAAAAGGCGACGTAAACGGCGCGATACTATGGGAGTACCAAGTATGGCAGTATATGGTTAAAACCGCGGACGTCGGCCTAAGAGCCAAAAACAATCTCGCTAAAGAGATCGCCACACCTATGAGCCCGGCTGCCGCCAAAGGCGAGGAAGCCTATCTAAAAGGCGGTTGTAACGGCTGCCACGTCATCGGTCAGGTTAGCTCGGGTCCAGATCTAACCGGCGTTCTTTTGCGTCACGAAAACGGCGAGAAATGGGTGTTTGACTTTATCAAAGATCCAGCTAAATTTTACGGCGACGAGTATATCAAGTCTATGATCGATTACTTTAACCTAAGAATGCCTAATCAGCACATGAGCGATCAAGAGATCAAAGATATCATCGAATACCTAAAATGGATCGACGAAAACGCAGGAATGTAATCAAAATTTGATTCGGGCTTAGCGGTCCGAATCAGTACGCTAAATTTGAGGCTCGGCGCGCGTAACCCGAGCCTCCCACGTTAAATTTAAAAAGCGTTTTGCGAAAAATTTTTTAAATTTAATAAAGGAGAAACGATGAAGAAGTATCAAATTTACACTATTATCGCGTTAGTCTTGATGACCGTTTGTTTTACGATCCCGGTGCTGGGCTTTTTTGGAGCCAAGGCTAAGATCGCCGCGGGCGAGCCGCTTGCCGGGTATTCGTATAAAATTTACGACCTTTACACCTCGTTTCAGTACAAAAATCACTTGATGCCAGACGACGTAAAAGCCAGCCTGCAAAAAGCGATCGAGCAAAAAGCCGAGATCGGCACGCCGTCTTTTCCTATCTGGTACGTCGCGCTTGAAGCGCCAAACTACCCAAAAGACGCCTTTCCAAACGGCATTCCCGTTTATTTTCACGTTGACGGATACAGCGGCGACGTGCACGAGATGAACACCATAAACCACTACATCGGCATGTATCCGATGGAGCACGGCGGCAACGTCGAGCGTGCGATTGCGCCTTATTATCTGCTTATTTCCACGCTTTGCATGCTAGCATTTTTATACTACGACGGTAAATTTAACTCCCTGCTCATGGTGCTTCCGACCATCGCTCCGCTGCTTTTTATGGGCGCGTTTGCGGGCTGGCTATACTGGTACGGGCACAATATGCAAGAGTGGGGCGCGTTTAAGATAAAACCGTTTATGCCGACAGTGCTTGGCGACGGCAAGGTCGCGCAGTTTACTACGCACTCGTATCCTAGCATAGGATTTTGGGTGATGATGGCTATGAGCGCGCTTTGTATCCTAGCCGTATTTTCAAAGAAAAAAGAGCTCAAAGACGCGAAATGAAATTTAAGCTTTTGCTCTTTTGTGCGCTAAATTTGACGGCCTTCGCCAGTCCGCTACAAGACGCTATAAACGCCGCCGAACCGGGCGACATCTTGCGCCTAAACGACGGACTTTACGAGGGAAATATCATAATCGATAAACCGCTCTCAATCATAGGCAAGGGCGACGGCGCCGTGATACGAGGCGACCGCAAATCAAGCGTGATAAAAGTAACGGCAAAAAACGTCAAGCTCATAAATTTAAACATCGAAGGCAGCGGCACGAGCCAGATGGAGCTAGACGCGGGCGTCAGCTGCTCTAAGGGCAATAATATTTTAGTCGAGAAAAACCGCTTTAAAGACGTGCTTTTCGGTATCGAGCTATCAGAGTGCAACCAAGCCGTCATCAGAGATAACAACATCACCTCAAAAGAGGGCTTTGACGTGCCTAGACGCGGAGACGCCGTGCGCGCGTGGTATTCGCACGAAAATTTGATCGAGCGAAACTACGTCTATAACAGCCGCGACATCGTGGCGTGGTTTTCCAGCAACAATATAATCCGCAAGAACTACGGGCAAAACAACCGCTACGCCGTGCATACGATGTACTCTGCGGGTAACCTCATCGAGGATAACGAATTTAGCGGCGGCGCGGTGGGGATGTATTTTATGTTTTCAACAAATTCTCTCGTGCGCCGAAACGTGATAATCAACTCAAACGGAGCGTTTGGCGTGGGTATCGCGCTAAAAGACGCCTCGGGATTTAACATCAGAGAAAATACCTTTTTATATAACTCGCGCGGCATCTACTCGGACCGCTCGCCGCTAAATCCGGGCACCGTAAATACCCTCGAAAACAATCAAATTTTATACAACGTCATCGGGCTGCAAATGCACGCGACGCAGGAAAAAAGCGTGTTTAAGGGCAATGATTTTATCGGCAACATGGAAACGGCTATCAACGACACTCCGGGCTCAAAGATCGAGCTAAACGAGTGGAGCGGTAATTATTTCGACGAATACGAGGGCTTAGACGTCAATAGAGACGGTATCGGCGATACGCCATACTTGCACTTTGTTTACGCCGATAAGCTTTGGCAATACTATCCGACTCTGCGCTTTTTCTACGGCTCCACCGTGATTAGCGGGCTAAATTTTCTAGCTAAGCTTGCTCCCTTTTCCGAGCCGCTTAAGCTTTTAGAGGACGGCTCTCCTAAAATGCGCCCAAATAACGCTCAAAAGGCAACGCTATGAATAGACGAAATTTTATCGCCCTAACGGCAGGCGCGGCGGCCGCAGGCTACAGCATCGGATATTTTTTACCCAAAACGCGCGCGGACGAGCTTTTTTTACGGCCTCCCGGAGCTGTTAAAAATTTCGAATCGCTCTGCATAAAATGCGGTCAGTGCGTGCAGGTCTGTCCGTATCACAGTATCGAGCTACTAGATATCGCGCAGGGCTACTCAAACGGCACGTCCTACATAAACCCGCACGAGCGAGGTTGCTATCTGTGCGACCTTTTCCCTTGTGTTTTGGCCTGTCCTAGCGGCGCGCTAGATCACGCCACGACGCAGATCAGCGACGTAAAGATGGGCGTGGGCGTGCTACGAGGACGCGAAGCCTGTCTAGCGTACAAAAACGAAAACGTAAATTTAAGCAGCGTTACGAAAATGCTTGAGCGTAAAATTTACAACGACCGCGAGCAAGCCGTAAAAGACGCCGTCCAAAATAGCGTGGATAAGCCCTGCGATCTGTGCATTAGCCTCTGTCCCGTCGGAGACGCCGCCATATCGATGGCTAAAAGCGACGGGCGAAATTTGCCCGAATTTAAACAAGGCTGCGTCGGATGCGGAGTGTGCACCGAGGTTTGCCCGGCGCAGATCATAGATATAGCGCCAAACCGCAGCTATGACGAAATTTACAAAGGATAAAAATGAGAAATAAAATTTTAGGCTGTCTCGTCGCCCTCGCCGCCGCCATGCTGATAACTGGCTGCGAGAGCAAGGATGATAAAAAACCGGCGACGCAATCGGCAAAAACACAAGCGACGCCCGCCGCCGCAGGCATGATAGAGACGCAAAAAGCAGACGCTAACACAACCGCGCAAAAAGACTACGACCAGTTTATGACCTACGATATAAACGGCAAAAAGAGAGTCAAATTTGGTCTAGACGACGAGGAGAGCGAGACTAGCCGCTCGGTAGGCGCTCTAGCGATGGTGCGAAGCCCGCTGCAAAGCATAAATTTAAAACTCATCAAGGGGCGCCTTAGCAAGGACTTTATCGTAAAATGCTCCGCCTGCCACGACGACTACGCTAACGGCATCATCGGCCCGTCGCTGCTAAATAAAACCTCGGATCAAATTTACGACATGATCGCCGCGTATAAGAGCAAGCAAAAGGCAAATCCTTTGATGAAAGATCTGGTGCGCGGCATGGACGAGACGCAGATAAGGGCGCTAGCTAATGAAATCAGCGAATTTAACGAGCAATTTAGAAAAAAATAGGAGGCTAAAATGGGAAAGAAAATAGCGATAATCTTTGGAGCTTTGGTACTTGCGCTCATGGTTTTTATGCTGACTAGCCAGCCGTCGGCACCCATAAAGGACGCTAGCAGGCCCGAGCTAAAGCCGGCGCAGCAAACAAAGCCGAAAGTCGTAAACGAAGAGCTAAATTTGCAAGATAGCGAAGAGATTAAAAAGATAAAACAGCTACAAAACAGCGTCGCAAATCAGCCTAGCGAGGGCGTTAGCAAGCGATACCTAACCTCCTGCGCGCCTTGCCACGGAGCAAACGGCAAGGGCGTGATGGCGCCTAGCATCGCAGGCAAAAGCAAGGACGAAATCCTAGCTTCGCTAAAAAACTACAAAGAGGGCAAGGTGCCAAATAGCCTGATGAAGGGGCTTCTCACAAATGTTTCAGACGAGGATTTAGGCGCGTTAGCTGATGAAATTTCAAAATTTAAAGAGTAGCGGATGGATAAATATAGCACGCGTTGCACGGTCGCCAAAGTCCCGTTTCTAAGCACGCTCACGGTAAAAAACGCCGAGGGCAAAAAGCGCCTTAGCATCCGCGCTTGGCGGCTCATGACGATTGCGCTCGTGCATATTTTGTTCGTGCTTTCTTACCGCGCGGATATTCAAATTTTAGAAGGCGATATCAGCGGATCAAGGATCTTAGGCTTTCATTTGACCGACGCTTTTATGAGCTTTCAGGTATTTGCCGCGACGCACGAGTTTCCGACAAATTTGATCATCGGCACGGCTACGATTTTGCTTTTTTACGCGCTCGTGGGCGGGCGGGCGTTTTGCGGCTGGATTTGCCCTTATACTTTTTTGGGCGAGATCGGCGAGAAAATCCACGAAAATTTAGCCGCCAAAAAGATAATCAAACGCCGAAATTTCGACCCGAAATGGCGCTACGTCTTTACCGCCCTTTTTATCGCGATGAGTTTTGCCAGCGCGCAGCTCGTGTTTGAGATTTTTAGCGTGACGGGTATTGTGTCTAGGTTCGTCATTTACGGCTATTTTCACGCGATTTGGTTTGCGGTTTTCGTGCTTTTAGTCGAGATTTTCTACTCCCGCAGAGGCTGGTGCCGCTACGTCTGCCCTATCGGCGCGACGTACTCGCTGCTAACCCGCACTAACGCCGTTAAAGTTAGCTGGAACAAAGATCGCTGCGACCACTGTTTGGTCTGCATCGATACCTGTCTCGTGCCGCACGTGCTAGAGATCACGAAGAAAAACGCCAAAACGGGCGAGGATGAAAATAAAAAAGAATTTCGTCTCGTGGGCGGCGACTGCACGCTTTGCGGGCGCTGTATCGACGTGTGCCACCACGACGCGCTGAAATTCGACAACGGCTTTAAAAAGCTCATCTAAAAGGATAAATTTGATAATCTTAAAAGACATCACCAAGGCTTTTGGCTCGCAAAAGATACTGCAAAACGTAAATTTAAACATAAAAAAGGGGCAAAAAACGGTCGTGCTCGGGCAAAACGGCGCCGGCAAAAGCTCGCTGATGCGCATAATCCTGGGCGAATTTAAGCCAAACAGCGGCGAGGTGCGAGTAAACGGCTTTGACCCATTTACCGCGCGCAAAGAAGCCCTTAGCGTGATATCTTTCGTTCCGCAAACGCCGCCGCCGCTTAAATTTAACCTAAAAGAGCTTTGCGAGTTCGTCTGCAAAAGCTCGGGCGTCGCGCAGGAAAACATAGAGAAATTTTGCGAGAAAATGGAGCTTGATCTAAAAGGAAATTTTCACAAGCCCTTTTACAAACTCTCAGGCGGTATGAAGCAAAAAATGCTAATCGCAATCGCCTTTGCTAAAAACACCGAAGCTATGATGTTTGACGAGCCCACGGCAAATTTAGACCCGAAAGCCAGGCGAAATTTTATGGATTTACTAGGCGAGTTCGCAAGCGAAAAGACTCTGGTTTTCATCTCGCACAGGCTTGATGAGGTTCAGAGTATGTCAAACCGCTACGTCGAGATGGACCTGGGGCAGATCATAAAAGACGAGCCGATCACACAAGGAGACGACCGTGAATAACCTCCTACTCATCGCCAAACTAGACGTCGCCGAGTCGCTACGCTCGCGCTGGTTTCTCATCTACATGCTAGTTTTTATGGGGCTTATCGTTACTTTTATCTTTAGCGGCGTGACGGACTCGCGGGTGCTCGGATTTAGCGGACTTACGCGGCTTTTGCTGCTTTTTATCCAAATTTGCATCATCATCGTGCCCATTTTTATCCTCATCTCGACCGTACGCAGCATCAGCGCAGACCGCGATACGAATTTGCTCGAATACATGCTTAGCTTTCCCGTTAGCCTGGGCGAATATTATTTCGGTAAGGCTTTGGGGCGTATTTTCGTTATTTTCGTGCCGCTTTTGCTCTCTTTTGCCATTGCGGTGATTGCTGGGCTAGTTAAAAAAATCGAAATCCCGTGGAATATCCTAACCCTCTACACCGCCCTACTTTTCGCGCTTAGCTTCGTGTTTTTGTCGTTTGGATTTCTCATCTCCTCGGTGATCAAAAATCAAGAAATGGGTCAAGGCGTCGCGTTTTTACTCTGGCTTATCTTGCTGGCGTTTTTGGATCTCGCGCTGATCGGCTTTTTGATGAAAACTAACGTACGCGAGGATATCATCTTTTTTATCGCGCTCATTAACCCGATCGAGGTTTTTAGGATCGCGGCGATTAGCCTATTTGATCCAAATTTGGCCGTTATCGGCGTGGCGTCAAATTTCGTGCTAAACAACTTTAGCGCGTTTGGATTTGTGATTTACTCGATTTTTTATCCGCTGATTTTAGGCGCGATTATGCTTGTCGGGGGGTATTTTATCTTTAGCAGCAGGGATTTGGTGTAAATTTGACTCGCTTACGGAGTCAAATTTACATCGCTTCGCTAGCTTTGGCAGGCTTAAATTTAACTCGTAAATTTAAGCCCGTTTCGTCAAATTTGCAAATTTACGAGCGTCAAATTTCGCCGCCCTAAATTTACCGCTCAAATTTAAGCTTCCTCCGCCTCGCCTAAATTTCCCTCGCCAGCAACCAGCTGGGCCGCTAGTTTTTTACTTGATTTAAAGTCAACTTTGCCCGTTCCTAGCACAGGTACGGCCTCGACTTTAAAAATCTTTGAAGGCTGCATGATGGACGGTATCGCAGAAGCTCTGATGCGCGCGGCCACGTCCTCCTCGCCTATCTCGCCGCTAAATAGCATAACGACCTGCTCGCCCTTTTTCTCGTCGGCGACGTTGGTGCACACAAAGGTCGCCTCATCGCCCAGCACGGCTGAAATTTGAGCCTCTACCGCGCCTAGGCTTATCATCTCGCCGCCGATTTTAGCAAAGCGAGAGAGCCTATCGGTGATCGTTAGGAAACCCGCCTCGTCCAAAAAGCCGATGTCGCCGCTGTTATAGTAGCGCACACCGTCTAGCTCGACGATCGCCTCTTTCGTGCGCTCCTCGTCCTCGTAGTAGCCCTTCATCACCTGATGGCCGCCAATTAGGATGAGGCCGGCTTGCCCGTTTTCTAGCTTTGCTAGGCTTGTAGGATCGCAGATTCTTATTATCGTGCCGGCCGTCGGTAACCCCACGCTGCCCTCTTTTGAGAAAATGAGCTCTTTAAAAAACTCGGGCTCTAGCACGTTTGCGGTATTTACGCTGACAACTGGCGAGGTCTCGGTCGTGCCGTAGCCTTCGTAAATTTCGACACCGAATTTCATCTTAAACTCGCGCTTAACGGCCGCGTTTAGCTTCTCCGCGCCGGCAATCGCGTAGCGGATCGTAGAAAACATCAGCGGATTTAGCTTTTTGTTTTTGGTATAGAGCCTAAAAAACGTCGACGTGCCAAACATTATCGTCGCGTGGTATTTAGCAACCATCTTACCCACGGCAAAGGCGTCCGTGGGATCAGGCACGTGAGCGGAGGCGATACCCTCGCTAAGCGGGAAAAAGGTCGCCGCAGTAAGCCCGAACGAGTGAAATATCGGTAGCGACGCTAAGATAACGTCGTTGCCGTCCGTATTTACAATCTCTGAAATTTGCTTGATGTTAGCCATTATGTTTTTATGCGTTAGCACGATGCCCTTTGGCGTGCCTTCGCTGCCGCTGCTAAAGAGTATCGTAGCATCGTCGTCGATGCGAACGTCGCGAAAATAAATAAGCTCAAGCAGCCAGCGCGGCATCAAAATCGCCTTTATCATCGCGCAAATTTTATCAGCCTTGCTTATGCCTTGCGCGACGTCTTCAAGATAGACGAGTCTGCCTTTTAGAGATTCTTCCAGCTCAAAGCCGCGAGCCTTTAGCTTGGCGATAAACTGGCGCGACGTGATTATGCTTCTTAACCCAGCCTTGTCCGCGCAGCCGATCAAATTTTGCTCGCTAAGCGTGTAGTTTAGATTTACGCTTACCTTGCCTCTGATAAATAGCATCAAATTTATAATGCTGCCCATCACCGAGGAAGGCAGTATCACGCCGACGTTTCGCTCTTTTAAAAACGAGAATTTAAATTTAGACAAAAACACAAGCACCGTCGCGATAACCTTGAGATTGTTTAGATCAGCGCCCGTGCTATCTACCATCGAGCGTTTAAACAGATTTGCTTTAGCGTGTTTTAGCCAGCTAAACTGCATAGGCTCTAGAGTTTTTAGATACTCCGCCCAGCTAAAAAACGACAGCTCGACGACCTTTTCGCGCACCTGCGGGGCTTTGGTCTCAGGTGCCAAAGGCGCGCCGAAGCTCACCCTGATAGCGCGCTTGCCGTCTATTTTGCGGCTGATTCTTTGGTAGTATTTTTGAGCGCGCGAGAAGCTCGAACCCCAAAGGCCGCGCAGATAAAATGGCACGATGACGGAGTTCGTATCGCTTGCGGCTATCTCGTAACCGTGCGCAAACTCGTCTATCTGGCCGTTATAACTGATATGCCCTTCCGGAAACAGCGCCACCACGTCGCCCGCGTCTAGGCACTCGCGGATCTTTTCTAGCGCGCTTTTGCTAGCGCCCGCGCCTATCGGGATCACGTCAAATAAATTTAATAGCCATTTTAGGTACCAAATTTCATAAAAGCTCTTATGCATCGCAAATCTGATCGGGCGCGGAGAGGCCATCTGCAGCACCGCCCAGTCTATCCAGCTCATGTGGTTGCCAAGCAGCAGTACGCCGCCTTTTTGCGGGATATTCTCGACGCCGTCGACGTTGATCGTGTAACCGATCCTAAAAAACGGCATGATAAGCAAACGCGCAAAAAGATGCGGCAGGTACTTTATCGCTACCAGCGCGCAGATAAGCACGCCAAAAGAAGTAATGACGAAAATTTCGGGCGTACTAACGGCAAATATACTAAACGCCATCGCAAGCAGCAAAAACGCCGCCATAAAGATGTTTTGGATAAAGTTACTGCCCGCTAGCGTGCGGCCCATCTGCTCTTCGGACGTGAAAAACTGGATATTTGCGTTTAGCGGCACGATGAAAATGCCGCCGCTAAAACCGAACAAAAAGGATGCCAGCGTCATAAACGCAGCACTTGAGCCCTGCGCGAACATAAGTAGCGAAGCAAAAAGCCCAAGCGCCCCAAAAGGCACAATGCCCATCTCGATGTGATTTTTCGAGTAGCTGCCCGCTAGCGCCGAGCCCGCGACCAGACCTATGGTGCTAACGGCTAAAATCGCCTGCACGATCATGACGTTGTTATCCGCGCTCATAGCCTTGTAGTGAGCGGGGAAAACGGCGATAACCAGCTGCGCTACCGCCCAGAAAACCGAAAGCCCCAGCGTACATAAAAAGGCGTTTTTGTTGTTAAAGATGTGCCTAGTGTTTTCTTTTAGGTAGCCTAGTTTAAAGTACTTTTTCGCGTCAAATTTAAGCCCGGCGTCAGTCGCCTCGAAAAATGGAATCTTAAACGTAAAAATAGTCTCGGCTACCGAGCAAACAAAAAGTATCGCGCCTATAAACCAGACTGATTTTATCATCTCTCCAGCGTCCGTGCTCGCTACGGCGTAGCTCTCAAAAATCGCCGAAAAGACAAACGACCCAAGCAAAATCGCCACGATAGTAAAGGCCTGCACGATACCGTTTGCAGCGCCAAGCTTTTCTGCGCCCGTGATTTTTTTAATCAGGCCGTATTTAGCCGGGCTATACACCGCGCTTTGCACCGCTAGCAGCAGCGTCGTGCCAAACGCCACGTAAAACCAGCCGCAAAGGTAGCTTATAGTGATAAAAAGCGTGAGTAAAATTTCGCTCGCCGCCGCGTATCTCGTGATGCGGGTGCGCGAAAATTTATCGTTTAAAAAGCCCGAAACGCTAAAAAGCATGATGTATGGAAGCAAGATCAGTAAATTTACGAGCGAGGTCAGGATGATCTGTAAATTTTCATCCTCGATGCTCTTAAAAAGTATGTTTTGGATCGTGATCTTGTGGCCAAGATCGACGACCGCGTTGATAAACATAACGACCAAAAAGGGCAAAAAGCCCC
This genomic window contains:
- a CDS encoding acyl-[ACP]--phospholipid O-acyltransferase is translated as MKGVFSVRGFLPFLVVMFINAVVDLGHKITIQNILFKSIEDENLQIILTSLVNLLILLPYIMLFSVSGFLNDKFSRTRITRYAAASEILLTLFITISYLCGWFYVAFGTTLLLAVQSAVYSPAKYGLIKKITGAEKLGAANGIVQAFTIVAILLGSFVFSAIFESYAVASTDAGEMIKSVWFIGAILFVCSVAETIFTFKIPFFEATDAGLKFDAKKYFKLGYLKENTRHIFNNKNAFLCTLGLSVFWAVAQLVIAVFPAHYKAMSADNNVMIVQAILAVSTIGLVAGSALAGSYSKNHIEMGIVPFGALGLFASLLMFAQGSSAAFMTLASFLFGFSGGIFIVPLNANIQFFTSEEQMGRTLAGSNFIQNIFMAAFLLLAMAFSIFAVSTPEIFVITSFGVLICALVAIKYLPHLFARLLIMPFFRIGYTINVDGVENIPQKGGVLLLGNHMSWIDWAVLQMASPRPIRFAMHKSFYEIWYLKWLLNLFDVIPIGAGASKSALEKIRECLDAGDVVALFPEGHISYNGQIDEFAHGYEIAASDTNSVIVPFYLRGLWGSSFSRAQKYYQRISRKIDGKRAIRVSFGAPLAPETKAPQVREKVVELSFFSWAEYLKTLEPMQFSWLKHAKANLFKRSMVDSTGADLNNLKVIATVLVFLSKFKFSFLKERNVGVILPSSVMGSIINLMLFIRGKVSVNLNYTLSEQNLIGCADKAGLRSIITSRQFIAKLKARGFELEESLKGRLVYLEDVAQGISKADKICAMIKAILMPRWLLELIYFRDVRIDDDATILFSSGSEGTPKGIVLTHKNIMANIKQISEIVNTDGNDVILASLPIFHSFGLTAATFFPLSEGIASAHVPDPTDAFAVGKMVAKYHATIMFGTSTFFRLYTKNKKLNPLMFSTIRYAIAGAEKLNAAVKREFKMKFGVEIYEGYGTTETSPVVSVNTANVLEPEFFKELIFSKEGSVGLPTAGTIIRICDPTSLAKLENGQAGLILIGGHQVMKGYYEDEERTKEAIVELDGVRYYNSGDIGFLDEAGFLTITDRLSRFAKIGGEMISLGAVEAQISAVLGDEATFVCTNVADEKKGEQVVMLFSGEIGEEDVAARIRASAIPSIMQPSKIFKVEAVPVLGTGKVDFKSSKKLAAQLVAGEGNLGEAEEA